In a genomic window of Candidatus Rokuibacteriota bacterium:
- a CDS encoding TlpA disulfide reductase family protein produces the protein MTPSRPAAMDAWPPAWLAARLLAFGLLVAGLAGAASADQPALAPLLKTLDLRGYTSRTAPPQFSGSTLDARQLSMTEYRGTVIVLTFWASWCLECRVDMPALERLQREFSPRGFAIIAVNARENKETVRRYAKELGLTFPLVFDPDGKINALYGVIGLPTTFVVGRDGRAIAFAIGPRRWESAPARALIEALLAEPVPGPATQ, from the coding sequence ATGACGCCGAGCCGCCCGGCTGCGATGGACGCATGGCCGCCCGCCTGGCTCGCCGCACGGCTGCTCGCGTTCGGCTTGCTCGTCGCCGGCCTGGCCGGGGCCGCGAGCGCCGATCAGCCGGCGCTGGCACCTCTTCTCAAGACCCTCGACCTCCGTGGCTATACCTCCCGCACGGCGCCTCCCCAGTTCAGTGGCAGCACGCTCGACGCCCGGCAACTGTCAATGACGGAGTACCGAGGGACGGTCATTGTTCTGACCTTCTGGGCGAGCTGGTGTCTCGAGTGTCGGGTAGACATGCCCGCGCTGGAGCGGCTCCAGCGCGAGTTCTCGCCGCGGGGATTCGCGATCATCGCGGTCAATGCCCGTGAGAACAAGGAGACCGTCAGGCGCTACGCCAAGGAGCTGGGCCTGACGTTCCCGCTCGTGTTCGATCCGGACGGCAAGATCAATGCCCTGTACGGCGTCATCGGGCTTCCGACGACGTTCGTCGTCGGCCGGGATGGACGGGCCATCGCCTTTGCCATCGGACCTCGCCGGTGGGAGAGTGCGCCGGCCCGCGCGCTCATCGAGGCGCTGCTGGCCGAGCCGGTCCCGGGTCCAGCTACCCAATGA
- a CDS encoding ATP-binding cassette domain-containing protein, which yields MSFAVRRGEVFGFLGPNGAEKSTTVRMLTGYVPPSDGPALLNGHDIVNDGLAARRRGRPGLHADTGRHGPGDRGSGHGPRPPRRRLLAEVTCESLVGASARGVGHSEKGRADPLLQAPGRDLRARLPPPSSSWPSPSIGLCRS from the coding sequence GTGAGCTTTGCGGTCCGGCGGGGCGAGGTCTTCGGCTTCCTCGGCCCGAACGGGGCCGAGAAGAGCACGACCGTCAGGATGCTGACCGGCTACGTGCCCCCCAGCGACGGCCCGGCGCTCCTGAACGGCCACGACATCGTGAACGATGGCTTGGCCGCGCGGCGGCGCGGGCGTCCGGGTCTACACGCGGACACCGGGCGCCACGGCCCAGGAGATCGCGGCTCGGGCCACGGGCCGCGGCCGCCGCGCCGAAGATTGTTGGCCGAGGTGACTTGTGAATCGCTGGTGGGAGCAAGCGCGCGTGGCGTTGGTCATAGCGAAAAAGGACGTGCTGATCCACTACTTCAAGCCCCCGGTCGTGACCTTCGGGCTCGTCTTCCTCCCCCTTCTTCTTCCTGGCCTTCGCCGTCGATCGGCCTGTGCCGCTCGTGA
- a CDS encoding redoxin domain-containing protein, with amino-acid sequence MSRLPKLVRSWLLLGALLAGVLVGARAATALEVGEKAPDFTLPGTTGEKISLSQFRGSKLVLIEFYVGESPTUAANLSTRKVDYGRFRDLNVQILGISADHTFAQQTFAESLKLPYPLLSDSPDLQVIRNYGVLWPDQIGPVKDSGVVVEHRPNTAARRAFFLVDRRGIVRGKWLIANNAVFPSVDILKVARELTGKQ; translated from the coding sequence ATGAGCAGGCTGCCGAAGCTCGTGAGAAGCTGGTTGCTGTTGGGCGCGCTGCTGGCCGGCGTGCTCGTGGGAGCCCGCGCGGCCACAGCCCTGGAGGTCGGGGAGAAGGCGCCGGACTTTACGCTCCCCGGCACGACGGGGGAGAAGATCAGCCTGAGCCAGTTCCGCGGCAGCAAGCTGGTTCTCATCGAGTTCTACGTCGGCGAGTCTCCAACGTGAGCGGCGAACCTGTCGACCAGGAAGGTCGACTATGGCAGGTTCCGGGACTTGAACGTCCAGATTCTCGGGATCAGCGCCGACCACACCTTCGCACAACAGACGTTTGCGGAGTCGCTGAAGCTCCCGTACCCGCTCCTCAGCGACTCTCCGGACCTCCAGGTTATCCGGAATTACGGCGTCCTGTGGCCCGACCAGATTGGCCCCGTGAAGGACAGCGGTGTGGTGGTCGAGCATCGACCGAATACGGCTGCACGGCGGGCGTTCTTCCTGGTGGATCGGCGGGGGATCGTCCGGGGGAAGTGGTTGATCGCGAACAACGCCGTTTTCCCCAGCGTGGACATACTCAAGGTAGCGCGCGAGTTGACTGGGAAGCAGTAG
- a CDS encoding methyltransferase domain-containing protein produces the protein MAQLPGGVSSQLRNAVQKAYSAAAERPLEKHAFPVGRVLAERLGYPAEWLETLPPISVEAFAGVSNVAVFAAIPAGATVLDLGCGAGLDSLIAARRVGGGGRVIGIDFSDSMLARARQAAAVFGVDVTFFRGDAEQLLLESAAVDVALVNGIFNLNPARAEIFRELARVVRPGGYVYGAELILREAVSKPGHFTEAEWFA, from the coding sequence ATGGCCCAGTTACCCGGCGGTGTCTCCTCGCAACTCCGAAACGCTGTCCAGAAAGCCTATTCCGCAGCCGCCGAGAGGCCCTTGGAAAAGCATGCGTTCCCGGTTGGCCGGGTTCTGGCCGAGCGGCTCGGATATCCCGCCGAGTGGCTTGAGACCTTGCCTCCGATCTCGGTCGAGGCCTTTGCGGGAGTCTCTAACGTAGCGGTCTTCGCGGCGATCCCGGCGGGCGCCACCGTGCTCGACCTAGGCTGTGGGGCAGGCCTCGATAGCCTGATCGCCGCACGGCGGGTAGGAGGAGGCGGGCGCGTGATCGGGATTGACTTCAGCGACTCGATGCTCGCACGCGCACGTCAGGCCGCGGCCGTGTTCGGCGTCGACGTGACGTTTTTTCGAGGCGACGCCGAGCAGCTCCTGCTGGAGAGCGCTGCGGTGGATGTGGCACTCGTCAACGGCATTTTCAATCTCAACCCCGCGCGCGCTGAAATCTTCAGGGAACTCGCGCGAGTCGTGCGGCCGGGCGGATATGTTTATGGCGCGGAACTCATCTTGCGGGAAGCCGTCTCCAAACCTGGCCACTTCACCGAGGCGGAGTGGTTTGCCTGA
- a CDS encoding ABC transporter substrate-binding protein, with protein sequence MHYIRPVLGVALAVLLLATPAAGQAPASREGKHGGVLRLVHREDLPQGFAIHETATNSVTWPAMPCYSNLVIFDQLKPIGRVETIVPELAERWSWQDNYRNLVFFLRKDARWHDGQPVTSKDVKFTFDLVREAKDAPTKLRLNPRKEWYANVEAIEAPDLYTVVFRLKRPQPSLLAMLASGYSPVLPAHVPLAEHRTRCLGSGPFKFKEWKRGQYVDLVKNPDYFVKGRPYLDGVRYIIIVERGTRVAALQTGQVDVAYPGDTTVAIAEQLRASVPRMVFTETATNVSENLLLNTKRPPFDNVKVRRALSLAIDRPAYVKAVHSGSAIVGAAMAPKPWGAWGLLQKDTVQLPGYGKGEEEKVRARKLLAEAGFGPANPLKVEMVTRAIAIYLDFAAFVISEFKHVGVDAALKQIETAQWHPLATRREFQMAANLTGLGVDDPDANFYENYACGSSRNYGDYCDEQVMRLIDQQSQETDPQKRLTLVWQIQRKLEEDAARPTMGWRVDRFAHHPYVKNLIPNQVTYNCCRLQEVWLDK encoded by the coding sequence ATGCACTACATCAGGCCTGTTCTCGGCGTCGCGCTGGCCGTTCTTCTGCTGGCGACTCCTGCGGCCGGCCAGGCGCCGGCCTCGCGAGAAGGCAAGCACGGCGGCGTGCTTCGGCTGGTGCACCGCGAGGACTTGCCGCAAGGCTTCGCCATTCACGAGACCGCCACGAATTCGGTCACGTGGCCGGCGATGCCCTGCTACAGCAACCTCGTCATCTTCGACCAGCTCAAGCCCATCGGGCGCGTCGAGACCATCGTCCCCGAGCTGGCGGAGCGCTGGTCGTGGCAGGACAACTACAGAAACCTCGTGTTCTTCCTGCGAAAAGACGCCCGCTGGCACGACGGGCAGCCCGTCACATCCAAAGACGTGAAGTTCACCTTCGACTTGGTGCGCGAGGCCAAGGACGCTCCGACCAAGCTCCGTCTCAATCCGCGAAAAGAATGGTACGCCAACGTCGAGGCCATTGAGGCTCCTGACCTCTATACCGTCGTCTTCCGGCTCAAGCGTCCGCAGCCGTCGCTGCTGGCGATGCTCGCCTCCGGCTACTCGCCGGTGCTCCCGGCGCACGTTCCGCTGGCGGAGCACCGCACGCGGTGCCTTGGCAGCGGCCCCTTCAAGTTCAAGGAGTGGAAGCGGGGCCAGTACGTGGACCTGGTGAAGAACCCGGACTACTTCGTGAAAGGCCGCCCGTACCTCGACGGCGTGCGCTACATCATCATCGTCGAGCGGGGAACGCGGGTTGCCGCGCTGCAGACCGGGCAGGTGGACGTGGCGTACCCCGGCGACACCACGGTGGCGATCGCCGAGCAGCTGCGCGCCTCCGTGCCCCGGATGGTCTTCACGGAGACCGCCACCAACGTCAGCGAGAACCTGCTCCTCAACACGAAGCGGCCGCCGTTCGACAATGTCAAAGTCCGCCGCGCCCTCAGCCTGGCCATCGATCGGCCCGCGTACGTGAAGGCCGTCCACTCCGGGAGCGCCATCGTGGGCGCCGCCATGGCGCCCAAGCCGTGGGGCGCCTGGGGGCTCCTGCAGAAGGACACGGTCCAGCTCCCGGGCTACGGCAAGGGGGAAGAGGAGAAGGTGCGGGCCCGCAAGCTCCTCGCCGAGGCAGGCTTCGGGCCCGCCAACCCGCTGAAGGTCGAGATGGTCACGCGCGCCATCGCCATCTACCTTGACTTCGCCGCCTTCGTGATCAGCGAGTTCAAGCACGTCGGGGTGGACGCCGCGCTCAAGCAGATCGAAACCGCGCAGTGGCACCCGCTGGCCACGCGTCGGGAGTTTCAGATGGCCGCCAACCTTACGGGTCTCGGCGTGGACGACCCCGACGCCAACTTCTACGAAAACTACGCCTGCGGCTCATCGCGCAACTACGGCGACTACTGCGACGAGCAGGTGATGCGGCTCATCGACCAGCAGTCGCAGGAGACCGATCCCCAAAAGCGCCTCACGCTCGTCTGGCAGATCCAGAGGAAGCTCGAGGAGGACGCCGCGCGGCCGACGATGGGCTGGCGGGTCGACCGCTTCGCGCACCACCCGTACGTGAAGAACCTGATTCCGAACCAGGTCACCTACAACTGCTGCCGTCTCCAGGAAGTCTGGCTCGACAAGTAG
- a CDS encoding isoprenylcysteine carboxylmethyltransferase family protein: MKATIPTEQAQRADAGAGRRLAARGAIVLSFVVALEIVIMISPFALFFYAVFNPVLLALDRSPATRWLTAFFLPHMVISPDPALSAIRVLGSVAFIVGAVVFLACAVQVYAGKLLRTGPATRGLYAVIRHPQYLALAVSGFGLAILWPRFLTLVLLAVMLFLYYLLARDEERRMLARFGDGYRGFMARTGMFFPRLPWNRTPLPESPRPLGAGRGLAILAALLVISVGAGFLARAYTVRHLPLGAVGPVDVITITPEDLTAAREVLPDVLKDPAVAARLGAVRDHPGRVLAYFVPIDYTMQGMIADTGEEWKLFARHTTVRMITDYVLHPVAHLAQGHGHPGAVGHGAAMHESPTLKRRIIFVDVSARGRTLASPVDDFGIAVTRRPLFFVDVHLHTREILAVRDTPPGSGWGTVPTPVF; this comes from the coding sequence ATGAAAGCGACGATCCCCACGGAACAGGCTCAGCGGGCGGACGCCGGTGCGGGGCGGCGCCTCGCGGCACGGGGTGCAATCGTTCTGTCCTTCGTCGTCGCCCTCGAGATCGTGATCATGATCAGCCCGTTCGCCCTCTTCTTCTACGCGGTCTTCAACCCGGTCCTCCTGGCGCTCGATCGCTCGCCGGCTACGCGCTGGCTCACGGCGTTCTTCCTCCCGCACATGGTCATCTCACCCGATCCGGCCTTGAGCGCCATCCGGGTGCTCGGGTCCGTGGCGTTCATCGTGGGCGCCGTCGTCTTCCTCGCCTGCGCTGTCCAGGTCTACGCGGGCAAGCTCCTCCGGACAGGGCCCGCGACGCGGGGCCTCTACGCGGTAATCCGCCACCCGCAGTACCTCGCCCTTGCCGTGTCGGGGTTCGGCCTCGCCATCCTGTGGCCGCGGTTCCTCACGCTCGTCCTCCTCGCCGTCATGCTGTTCCTCTACTACCTGCTCGCGAGGGACGAGGAGCGGCGCATGCTCGCTCGCTTCGGGGACGGCTACCGCGGCTTCATGGCGCGCACGGGCATGTTCTTCCCGCGCCTGCCCTGGAACCGGACGCCGCTGCCCGAGTCTCCGCGGCCTCTCGGCGCCGGCCGCGGGCTCGCGATCCTCGCGGCCCTGCTCGTGATCAGTGTCGGCGCCGGCTTCCTGGCGCGCGCCTATACCGTCCGCCATCTGCCGCTGGGCGCCGTCGGCCCGGTGGACGTCATCACCATCACGCCCGAGGACCTGACGGCCGCCCGGGAGGTCCTGCCCGACGTGCTCAAGGACCCGGCCGTCGCCGCGAGGCTCGGCGCAGTCCGAGATCACCCAGGCCGCGTCCTCGCGTACTTCGTCCCGATCGACTACACGATGCAGGGCATGATCGCGGACACCGGGGAGGAGTGGAAGCTCTTCGCCCGCCACACAACGGTCCGAATGATCACGGACTACGTGCTTCATCCCGTGGCGCACCTCGCGCAAGGGCATGGCCATCCCGGTGCCGTGGGCCACGGGGCCGCCATGCACGAGAGCCCCACGCTGAAGCGCCGGATCATCTTCGTCGACGTGTCCGCGCGCGGGCGGACGCTCGCGTCGCCGGTGGATGACTTCGGGATTGCCGTCACGAGACGGCCACTCTTCTTCGTCGACGTCCACCTGCACACGAGGGAGATCCTCGCCGTCCGGGACACGCCGCCAGGAAGCGGCTGGGGCACCGTGCCGACGCCGGTGTTCTGA
- a CDS encoding carbohydrate ABC transporter permease, translating into MTLRTKRSRRKLTLVACYGILLLFVVFFLFPPYWMAITSLKTNHEIEGLKGIPLIIQEGVTFQHYRDLFEKTDFLIYFKNSVLVTVPVVFISMLISVLAAYALSRLGFLGAGVIGTAVFLVYLVPDSLLFIPLFKIIGMLGLLNSKWSLVLVYPTLIVPFCTWLLIGYFASIPKELDEAALVDGANHWQMLVRIFLPVAVPGIIAATIFAFTVSWSGFLYPLAFLFSSDQQVLTTGTVTSLIKGDVYHWGGLMAGAVLACLPPVLLYVFLMDYYISGLTSGSTKG; encoded by the coding sequence GTGACGCTCAGGACGAAGCGCTCCCGCCGGAAGCTGACCCTGGTCGCCTGCTACGGCATCCTCTTGCTGTTCGTCGTCTTCTTCCTCTTTCCGCCGTACTGGATGGCCATCACCTCGCTCAAGACCAACCACGAGATCGAGGGGCTCAAGGGCATCCCCCTGATCATCCAGGAGGGCGTGACGTTCCAGCACTACCGGGACCTCTTCGAAAAGACCGACTTCCTGATCTACTTCAAGAATTCGGTGCTCGTCACCGTCCCGGTCGTCTTCATCTCCATGCTGATCAGCGTGCTGGCGGCCTACGCGCTCTCGCGGCTCGGCTTCCTCGGCGCGGGCGTGATCGGTACCGCCGTGTTCCTGGTCTACCTGGTGCCCGACTCCCTGCTCTTCATCCCCCTCTTCAAGATCATCGGCATGCTGGGGCTGCTCAACTCCAAGTGGTCGCTGGTCCTCGTTTACCCGACCCTCATCGTGCCGTTCTGCACCTGGCTCTTGATCGGCTACTTCGCCTCGATCCCCAAGGAGTTGGACGAGGCGGCGCTCGTGGACGGGGCCAACCATTGGCAGATGCTCGTCCGGATCTTCCTGCCCGTTGCGGTGCCAGGGATCATCGCCGCGACGATCTTCGCCTTCACCGTGTCCTGGTCCGGCTTCCTCTACCCGCTGGCCTTCCTCTTCTCCAGCGACCAGCAGGTGCTCACGACCGGCACGGTGACGAGCCTCATCAAGGGGGACGTCTATCACTGGGGCGGGCTCATGGCGGGCGCGGTGCTCGCCTGCCTGCCCCCGGTCCTGCTGTACGTCTTCCTCATGGACTACTACATCTCCGGCCTCACCTCCGGCAGCACCAAAGGCTGA
- a CDS encoding sugar ABC transporter permease — protein MSPTTTVDVAAAARAHPARLQLGRRLRSRSAIGVLMCLPLILLIGGLVGYPFFYSIYLSLLNKRETAFVGLANFRYLLTVDTFWMVVQMSFLFTGLAVLWKAILGFTLAVVINTLPVRGQRIWRGLSLIPWVMPLALSSLGWWWIYEPTHSALNWILALLGISPKPWLSEPSWAKFSVILVNIWYGTPFFMIIYLAGLKSIPNELFESSAIDGASAWQRLRFITLPMLKNIIAITVLFSTIVTFATFDIIRVLTRGGPRQSTHVFATYAFELGIATGDVPLGAAVSLFMFPILAVSAFFILRGIRRSTM, from the coding sequence ATGAGCCCCACCACCACCGTTGACGTCGCCGCAGCCGCGCGGGCCCACCCCGCGCGGTTGCAGCTCGGGCGGCGCCTCCGGTCTCGCTCCGCCATCGGTGTGCTCATGTGCCTGCCGCTGATCCTCCTGATCGGCGGCCTCGTCGGGTACCCGTTCTTCTACTCGATCTACCTCAGCCTGCTCAACAAGCGGGAGACGGCCTTCGTCGGGCTCGCCAACTTCCGCTACCTGCTGACGGTCGACACCTTCTGGATGGTGGTCCAGATGTCCTTCCTCTTCACCGGCCTGGCGGTGCTCTGGAAGGCCATACTCGGCTTCACGCTGGCCGTGGTCATCAACACCCTCCCCGTCCGCGGCCAGCGGATCTGGCGCGGGCTGTCCCTGATCCCGTGGGTCATGCCGCTGGCGCTGTCGAGCCTCGGCTGGTGGTGGATCTACGAGCCCACCCACAGCGCGCTCAACTGGATCCTCGCGCTCCTCGGCATCAGCCCCAAGCCCTGGCTGTCGGAGCCCTCCTGGGCCAAGTTCTCCGTCATCCTCGTCAACATCTGGTACGGGACGCCCTTCTTCATGATCATCTACCTGGCGGGGCTCAAGTCGATCCCCAACGAGCTGTTCGAGTCCTCGGCCATCGACGGGGCCAGCGCCTGGCAGCGCCTGCGCTTCATCACGCTGCCCATGCTGAAGAACATCATCGCGATCACGGTGCTCTTCTCCACCATCGTGACGTTCGCCACTTTCGACATCATCCGGGTCCTCACGCGGGGCGGCCCTCGGCAATCCACCCACGTCTTCGCGACCTACGCCTTCGAGCTCGGCATCGCCACTGGCGATGTGCCCCTGGGGGCGGCGGTGTCGCTCTTCATGTTCCCCATCCTCGCCGTGTCCGCCTTCTTCATCCTTCGCGGGATCCGCCGGAGCACCATGTGA
- a CDS encoding peroxiredoxin, translating into MTLVAVGPGPARAVEVGEPAPAFSLASTTGGDISLNDFRGKKWVLLEFYLADFGPTUAANLLARKADYKRFEALGIQNLGISSNLTFSQQTFAESLKLPYPLLSDFPGAKVMRSYGVFNEKYMWANRSFFLIDPQGVIRKKWIIENGGGTVVPSDTLLRDIREVLGKR; encoded by the coding sequence ATGACCTTGGTCGCCGTCGGTCCAGGGCCGGCGAGGGCGGTGGAGGTTGGCGAGCCGGCGCCCGCCTTCAGCCTGGCGAGTACCACCGGTGGCGATATCTCCCTCAATGACTTTCGGGGTAAGAAGTGGGTCCTCCTTGAGTTCTACCTCGCGGACTTCGGTCCCACGTGAGCGGCGAACCTGTTAGCCAGGAAGGCCGACTACAAGCGGTTCGAAGCCCTGGGGATCCAGAACCTCGGGATCAGTTCCAACTTGACCTTCTCGCAGCAGACGTTCGCCGAATCTCTGAAGCTGCCGTACCCGCTGCTCAGCGACTTTCCCGGAGCGAAGGTCATGCGCAGCTACGGAGTCTTCAATGAGAAATACATGTGGGCGAACAGGTCGTTTTTTCTGATTGATCCGCAGGGCGTCATCCGCAAGAAGTGGATAATCGAAAACGGCGGGGGGACGGTTGTTCCTAGCGACACCCTCCTGCGGGATATCCGAGAGGTGCTCGGCAAGCGCTGA
- a CDS encoding extracellular solute-binding protein: MEQRTRRDFLKTTATGAAAAAVAGFPHVARAQTKLTFGVWDHWVPGANDVLKGIVMEWGKSNRVDISIDFITSIGNKLDLTSAAEYRAGSGHDIIAFGTWYGTLYKDKLETVSDVVESIQKQYGKYNDNAVYMNYQDGRWITVPAPIGSHTYPLETRMDIWKKSAGIDVQDIFPADVKKRDKKKIEAWDWKAFLAGAKKVHAAGFPFGASIAENTDSNDWLGPLFADHGVFPMDEKGNITIEQDATLQVIEYLRELTQYMPKEIYGWDDASNNRWLISGKGSAIINPPSAWTVAKRDQPQVAAQVWHHDMPRGPKGRWRGALPFSWGIWSWSKNKQAAKDLLLYLSLKEVQWKLITASQGYDYPQLPSFMTHPVWTEIVPPPGGQYNYPIRGDEKIITAGYPAKQEYGVQVYYKWLLPTMVGKVTSGGTTPKDAVKWAAKELESYKQRG; this comes from the coding sequence ATGGAGCAGCGAACTCGCCGAGACTTCCTGAAGACCACCGCCACCGGGGCCGCCGCCGCGGCGGTCGCGGGGTTCCCGCACGTCGCCCGCGCCCAGACCAAGCTCACGTTCGGCGTCTGGGACCACTGGGTCCCCGGCGCCAACGATGTGCTGAAGGGCATCGTCATGGAGTGGGGAAAGAGCAATCGGGTCGATATCAGCATCGACTTCATCACGTCCATCGGCAACAAGCTCGACCTGACGTCCGCCGCCGAATACCGGGCGGGTTCCGGTCACGACATCATCGCCTTCGGGACGTGGTACGGCACCCTCTACAAAGACAAGCTCGAGACGGTCAGCGACGTGGTGGAGTCGATCCAGAAGCAGTACGGCAAGTACAACGACAACGCGGTCTACATGAACTACCAGGACGGCCGCTGGATCACCGTCCCCGCGCCCATCGGGTCCCACACGTACCCGCTGGAGACCCGGATGGACATCTGGAAGAAGAGCGCGGGCATCGACGTCCAGGACATCTTCCCGGCCGACGTGAAGAAGCGGGACAAGAAGAAGATCGAGGCCTGGGACTGGAAGGCGTTCCTGGCCGGCGCCAAAAAGGTGCACGCGGCCGGCTTTCCCTTCGGCGCCTCCATCGCCGAGAACACCGACTCCAACGACTGGCTGGGGCCGCTCTTCGCCGACCACGGCGTCTTCCCCATGGACGAGAAGGGCAACATCACCATCGAGCAGGACGCGACGCTCCAGGTGATCGAGTACCTCCGCGAGCTCACCCAGTACATGCCCAAGGAGATCTACGGCTGGGACGACGCCTCCAACAACCGTTGGCTGATCTCGGGCAAGGGCTCGGCCATCATCAACCCCCCCAGCGCCTGGACGGTGGCCAAGCGGGACCAGCCCCAGGTGGCCGCCCAGGTCTGGCACCACGACATGCCGCGCGGACCCAAGGGGCGGTGGCGGGGCGCCCTGCCGTTCTCCTGGGGCATCTGGTCGTGGTCGAAGAACAAGCAGGCCGCCAAGGACCTCCTGCTCTACCTGTCTCTGAAGGAGGTCCAGTGGAAGCTGATCACAGCCTCTCAGGGCTACGACTACCCGCAGCTCCCGTCGTTCATGACCCACCCCGTCTGGACCGAGATCGTTCCGCCGCCGGGCGGCCAGTACAACTACCCGATCCGGGGCGACGAGAAAATCATCACCGCCGGCTACCCGGCCAAGCAGGAGTACGGCGTGCAGGTCTACTACAAGTGGCTGCTGCCGACCATGGTCGGCAAGGTCACCTCGGGCGGCACGACTCCCAAGGACGCGGTCAAGTGGGCGGCCAAGGAGCTCGAGAGCTACAAGCAGCGAGGGTGA
- a CDS encoding LysR family transcriptional regulator gives MGSSLRQFEVFLAVARAKSFRRAAEALHLSQPALSQHVGELERELGARLFDRLGRTVELTEAGRILEGHAQRLFATLESAREAIRELSGLRRGSLVVGASTTPGIYVLPGVLAVFQTRYPGIELKLQIANSALIEQRVRANEVDLGVVGGHVLRQGEECLAAGLLDELVLIVPPKHRWAGRREVSPGLLVQERMLMREEGSATRQLTERIFQQAGARFTVAMELGHTEAIKEAVAAGLGVAFVSVHAVRGEIKAKHLFAVRLKGFRLRRHFHVIHNEARLLTHSARALVEALSGARGETERRTARGERAASPAGRTL, from the coding sequence ATGGGTTCTTCACTCCGGCAGTTCGAGGTGTTCCTGGCCGTCGCGCGCGCGAAAAGCTTTCGTCGAGCGGCGGAGGCGCTTCATCTCAGCCAGCCGGCCCTGTCCCAGCACGTCGGCGAGCTCGAGCGGGAGCTCGGCGCGAGGCTCTTCGATCGCCTCGGGCGGACGGTCGAGCTCACCGAGGCCGGGCGCATTCTCGAGGGGCATGCGCAGCGCCTCTTCGCCACCCTGGAGAGCGCCCGCGAGGCCATACGTGAGCTGAGCGGGCTCAGGCGTGGCTCTCTCGTCGTCGGGGCGAGCACGACGCCCGGCATCTACGTGCTACCGGGCGTCCTCGCCGTTTTCCAGACCCGCTACCCCGGGATCGAGCTCAAGCTCCAGATCGCCAACTCAGCCCTCATCGAGCAGCGCGTCCGGGCGAACGAGGTGGATCTCGGGGTCGTGGGTGGCCACGTGCTCCGGCAGGGCGAGGAATGCCTGGCGGCGGGCCTGCTGGACGAGCTGGTGCTGATCGTTCCGCCCAAGCACCGCTGGGCGGGGCGGCGCGAGGTCTCACCCGGCCTTCTGGTCCAGGAACGGATGCTCATGCGGGAGGAGGGCTCGGCGACTCGCCAACTGACGGAGCGAATCTTCCAGCAGGCGGGGGCCCGGTTCACCGTCGCCATGGAGCTCGGCCACACCGAAGCCATCAAAGAGGCGGTCGCCGCGGGGCTCGGCGTGGCCTTCGTTTCCGTGCACGCCGTGCGCGGGGAGATCAAGGCGAAGCATCTCTTCGCGGTGCGCCTCAAGGGGTTCAGGCTCCGGCGGCACTTCCACGTGATCCACAACGAGGCCCGCCTGCTGACGCACAGCGCGCGGGCGCTCGTGGAGGCGCTCAGTGGAGCCCGAGGGGAGACCGAGCGCCGGACCGCCCGTGGCGAACGGGCCGCGTCTCCAGCCGGACGGACCCTATGA